The genomic segment CCGACCACCGCCGAGATCGCCGAGCGGCTGCGGATCTCCGAGGACGAGGTGCTGGCCTGCATCGAGGCCGGCCGGTCCTACCACGCGACCTCGCTGGAGGCGGCCCAGGAGGGCGACGGACTGCCCGGCCTGCTCGACCGCCTCGGGTACGAGGACCCGGCACTCGCCGGGGTCGAACACCGCGATCTCGTACGGCACCTGCTCGTGCAGCTGCCCGAGCGCGAACAGCGGATCCTGCTGCTGCGCTACTACAGCAACCTGACACAGTCCCAGATCAGTGCCGAACTGGGCGTCTCCCAGATGCACGTGTCAAGACTTTTGGCCAGAAGTTTCGCCCGACTGCGATCCGCAAACAGGATCGAGGCCTAGTCAGAACGGGTAGACCGTCTCCAAGCGGTTTTCCGGCGCCCCTCGCACCCGCACCCCTCGCTTCCTGCGCATACGCGGCGCTGACTTATCGACATGTCACTACAGCGTGTTGCCGACATGTGACATTCTGCTGGAACCGCGTTTGCCGCAGCCTCCCCTCCGGTATTCAGGTGGAGGCTGCGTTCCTCCGATGGTCGCGGCCACCGCGACCGTCCGCGACCTCAAGGGGGTGGCATGTCCGTAGACCAGGGCAGCTCGAAGGTGCTCACGCTCACGAAGAGCGCGCCCGCGCCTGCCGTGCTCACCAGCTCGTCGGAAGCCATCGACACCCGTACGCTGTCCCGCTCCCTGTTCCTGCGGCTCGCCGCACTCGGTCCCGAGGGAACGGACAGCCCGGAGCGGGCCTACGTACGCGACACACTCATCGAGCTCAACCTCCCGCTGGTGCGGTACGCGGCGGCGCGGTTCCGCAGCCGCAACGAACCGATGGAGGACATCGTCCAGGTCGGCACCATCGGCCTGATCAAGGCGATCGACCGGTTCGACTGCGAACGGGGGGTGGAGTTCCCGACGTTCGCCATGCCGACCGTCGTGGGCGAGATCAAGCGGTTCTTCCGTGACACCTCGTGGTCCGTGCGGGTCCCCCGCCGGCTCCAGGAGCTGCGCCTGGCGCTCACCAAGACCAGCGACGAACTGGCGCAGCGGCTCGACCGCTCGCCGACCGTACCGGAGCTGGCCAAGGCGCTCGGTGTCTCCGAGGAGGACGTCGTCGACGGGCTCGCCGTCGGCAACGCCTACACGGCCTCCTCGCTCGACTCCCCGTCCCCCGAGGACGACGGCGGCGAGGGCTCCCTCGCGGACCGCCTGGGGTACGAGGACACCGCGCTGGAGGGGGTCGAGTACCGCGAGTCCCTGAAGCCGCTGCTGGCCAAGCTCGCTCCCCGCGAGCGGCAGATCATCATGCTGCGGTTCTTCGCCAACATGACCCAGTCGCAGATCGGCGAGGAGGTCGGCATCTCGCAGATGCACGTCTCCCGCCTGCTGACCCGTACGCTCGCGCAGCTGCGCGAGGGGCTCATCACCGACTGACGGGTCCCGGCCGCCGGGGAGACGCGTTCCCGCGCCCCCGGCGGTACCCCCGGAGCCCGGGCCGCGCCCGGATGTCCCCGGGTCGCGCCCCGGTACGTCCGGCCGGTCCGGTTCCCGGCGCCGGTTTCAGGCCCCGGCTCCAGGCGCCGTGACGCTCCTGCGCGGTGCGCCTGTGCGGCGGGCCGTGGGCCCGTTCCCTGTGTGCCGCGCGCCACGTGCCGTGTACCGGCGTCCGGAAACGCGTCGGCGGCCCCCGTGGGACGGAGGCCGCCGCGTGGTCGGACGGTGTGGGTCAGCCCAGCGCGAGCCAGGCGACCGCGGCGAGGACGACGACGACCGCGACGACGGCCACGATCACTCCGGTCTTCGGGCCGCCGGACGGCGCGGCCTGCTCCGGCCGGCGCTGCGGCTCTCCGTCGTCGACGAAGGCGCGGAACATCTGCGTGCTGCCTGCCGGGTCGTCATTGCCCGCGGGGCCCTGCTGAGGGGCGTGGGGGTTGTGTGCCATGGGCCAGGACCCTAGCGAACTCGGGCCTGACGCCCAACCCCTGGGGGACGGGCGAGTGCCGGTTCGTACGGACATTCCCCTCATCTCCACAACGCCGCACGCCGTCAACATGAGCAGATAAAAGGACTCACCCTGTGGTGTGAGACACACAGTTGACTCACTGGAGCCACACGCTGCGGCTTTGACCAGGAGCCTACGGAGCCTTTTGGTTTCCTTTACTTATGCAAGCCTCATTTCGTTTGCCTGCAGCAACCAACGGCTTCTATGGTTGCCCTAAGCAACAAGATGCAGAGCAGAAGTCTGGGGGTGCCCCGTGGCCGCACGGAGTCAGTACGAAGAACTGGCCCGGCACCTCAGCGCGGTGGGCGTCGTGAAGCGGGGACTCTCCCGCGCACTGCCCGCCGACTGCCCGGGCGGCTCGGCCGCGGTGCTCACGCTCCTCGCCCAGCACGGCGAGATGCGCATCAGCCGGCTCGCCGAGCTGCTCTCCGTGGACATGTCCGTGAGCAGCCGACACGTCGCCCACGTGGCGGAACGCGGCTGGATAGAGCGGTTTCCCGACCCCTCGGACAAGCGCTCCCGCATCTTGCGGCTGACCTCCTCCGGACACGACGTGCTTGTCGACCTCAGCCGTCGGAGCACGGAAGTGTTCGCGCACAACCTCGCGGACTGGTCCGACGACGAAGTCGGACAACTCGTCACGTTGCTGGCACGGCTCTGCGGCAGCTTCGCCGCCCGCACGCCCAGTGCGTGCACCCCCGGACGGCACACCGACGACTGTCGCGCGCGGCTCACCGGACCCAGCGTCCCAAAGGGTTCCGAACCGGACGAGAAGCCCGCGGAAGGGCTCGTTCCGGCCACGGACGCCTGACGGACACCCGTACACCTCTGTAACAGAAGCAAAGCAAAGGACATTCATGGCTACGACCACACCAACCGGTGTGCGGGGCGGCCACGCCAAGCACGGGGGCTCAGAAGCTCCCGCCGGCACGCCGATGACTCACCGGGAGATCATGGAGGCCCTGACCGGGCTTCTGCTCGGCATGTTCGTCGCGATCCTGTCGTCGACGGTCGTCTCCAACGCCCTCCCCCACATCATCTCCGACCTCGGCGGCGGCCAGAGCGCCTACACCTGGGTGGTCACGGCCTCCCTGCTGGCGATGACCGCGACCACCCCGATCTGGGGCAAGCTCTCGGACCTCTTCTCCAAGAAGCTGCTCGTCCAGATAGCCCTGATCATCTACGTGCTGGGCTCCTGCGCGGCGGGTCTCTCGACCAGCTCCGGGATGCTGATCGTCTTCCGTGTGGTCCAGGGCATCGGCGTCGGCGGTCTCTCCGCCCTCGCCCAGGTCGTCCTCGCCGCGATGATCTCCCCGCGTGAGCGCGGCCGGTACAGCGGTTACCTCGGCGCGGTCTTCGCCGTCGCCACCGTGGGCGGTCCGCTGCTCGGCGGTGTCATCACCGACACCAGCTGGATGGGCTGGCGCTGGTGCTTCTACGTGGGTGTGCCGTTCGCGATCATCGCCCTCTTCGTGCTGCAGAAGACCCTGAAGCTCCCGGTCGTCAAGCGTGACGTCAAGGTCGACTGGACCGGCGCGTTCTTCATCAGCGCGGGCGTCTCGCTGCTGCTGCTCTGGGTGACCTTCGCCGGCGACAAGTACGCCTGGGGTTCCTGGCAGACCGTCGTGATGCTGCTGGGCGTCGTGGCCCTCATCGGCGCGTTCGTCTTCACGGAGTCGAAGGCCCGCGAGCCGATCATCCCGCTGCGGCTCTTCCGCAACCGGACGATCACGCTGGCCTCGGTGGCCTCGCTCTTCGTCGGTGTCGCGATGTTCGCGGGGACCGTCTTCTTCAGCCAGTACTTCCAGCTGGCGCGCGGCAAGTCGCCGACGATGTCCGGCGTCATGACGATCCCGATGATCACGGGTCTCTTCCTCTCCTCGACCATCTCCGGTCAGGTCATCACGCGCACCGGCCGCTGGAAGTACTGGCTGGTCTCCGGTGGCGTCCTGGTCACCGCGGGTCTCGGCCTGCTGGGCACGATCCGGTACGACACGACGTACTGGCACGTCGCGATCTTCATGTTCCTCGTCGGTGCCGGCGTCGGCATGATGATGCAGAACCTGGTCCTCGCCGCACAGAACCAGGTCGCTCCCCAGGACCTCGGCGCGGCCAGCTCCGTGGTCACGTTCTTCCGTTCGCTCGGTGGCGCCATCGGCGTCTCGGCGCTCGGCGCCGTCATGGCCAACCGCGTCACCCACTACGTGACGGACGGCCTGTCGGACCTCGGTGTCAGGAGCACCGGCGGCACCGGCGGCGGCATCCCGGACCTGGCGACGCTGCCCGCCCCGATGCGTGCGGTCGTCGAGGCCGCGTACGGCCACGGCGTCGGTGACGTCTTCCTGTTCGCCGCCCCGTGCGCCCTGCTCGCCTTCCTCTTCGCGATCTTCATCAAGGAGGTCGCGCTCCGGACGAACGCCGGCGGCGAGGCCGCCCCGGCTCCGGCGGACGCCGTCCCGGCCGCCGCCGTCGCCGCTCCGGCCGCCGCCCCGGCCTCCCAGGCCGAGACCGTCGCCTCCCCCGCGGTCGCCGCTCCGGCGGTCACCCCGACCGAGGCGCCCGTCATCCAGGGCACCCCGGTGCGCGGTGTGGTGCGCGGTGCGGACGGTGCTCCCGTCGCCCGGGCCGCCGTCACGCTGATCTCGCTCGGCGGCCGTCAGCTGGGCCGTTCGGTGGCCCAGGAGGACGGTTCGTACGTCCTCGACGCCCCCGGCAACGGCAGTTACGTGCTGATCGCGTCCGCCGACGGCTGCCAGCCGCAGGCGTCCACGGTCGTCGTCGGTGACGAGCCGCTCGCGTACGACATCCTGCTCTCCGGCACCAGCGGACTGGCCGGTACGGTCCGCGCCGCCGAGGCCGGCACCCCGATCCAGGGCGCCATGGTCATCGTGACCGACGTGCGCGGCGACGTGCTCGCCACCGGCACCTCCGGCGAGACCGGCGACTTCACCTTCGGTGAGCTGGTCCCCGGCACGGTGACGCTCGCGGTGAACGCGGCGGGCTACCGCCCGCTGGCCCTCCCGGTGGAGATCGCCGGCACGGGTGTCACCCGGGTCGAGGCCGCCCTTCAGGCGGGCGCCCTGGTCCAGGGCACGGTGCGCGCGGGTTCCGCGGGCAACGCCCTCGGGGACGCCCGCGTCACCCTGATCGACGCGGCGGGCAACGTCGTCGCCACCTCCACGACCGGTGCGGACGGCGCGTACGCCTTCACCGATCTGGACGCCGGTGAGTACTCCGTCGTCGCGACCGGCTACCCGCCGGTGGCGAGCACCGTGACCGTCGCCGGTCACGGGATCGACGGACACGACATCGAACTCGTCCACCCCGGCGAGTGACCGGGCGATAAGCCCCCTGGCGGGACGGCACTTTCAGCGGAGAGTCTGTCCCGGCCGGTGGAAATGGGCCCCGGTGGCGCGTGCGGCAGGCAGGGGACGGCCTGCCGCACGCCCCCGGGGCCCGACTCGTTCCATGAGTCAACGAGTCAGTGAACAAGGAGAGAGAACGGTATGGGACTTCGCGCACAGGTACGGACGCGGGACGGCTGGGCGGTCCAGCACGCGATCGTCACGGTCACCGACATGACCGGCAACCAGATACTGCGCGCCACCGCCGACGAGGACGGGGCGACCCGCACGGACGAACCGCTGCCCGCCGGCGCGTACACGGTGATCGTGACCGCCGTCGGTTACGCGCCCGCCGCCTCCACCGCCCTCGTCACGGCCAGCGGCCGCATCGAGGCCGGCACCGTGGTCCTGGCCCGCCAGGGCGGCGTGGAACTCCCGCCGCCCGGCGACTGGTCGCTGGACCCCGCGCACAGCTCGGTGGCCGCCTCCGCGCAGCACCTGGGCATCTCCAGCGTGCGGGGCCGCTTCACCGAGTTCAGCGGCCGGATCGTGATCGCCGAGGACATCGCCCGCTCCCGGGTGGACGCCGTCATGGACGCGGCCAGCATCGACACCGGCAACGGCATGCGCGACAAGCACCTGCGGTCGGCGGACTTCCTCGACGTGGAGCGGTTCCCCGAGCTGGTGTACAGCTCCAACGGGCTGATCCCGGCCGGCCCGGACCGCTGGACCGTGCAGGGCGAGCTGACGATGCGGGGCATCGCCCGCCCCGTCGACCTCGACCTCACCTACCTCGGCACCGGCCCCGACCCGTGGGGCGGCGTCCGGGCGGCGTTCCGCGCCACGGCCGAGCTGCGCCGCGACGACTTCGCGATGAACTACAACCAGGTCGTGAAGGCGGGCATCTCCGCCATCGGCACGACGCTCCGCGTGGAACTGGACATCCAGGCGGTGCAGGGGGACTCGCTGCCCTCCTGAGCCGTGCGGTCGTTCCGAGCCGTGCGCGGGTGCGGCAGCTTCGAGCCGTGCGCGGGCGGCCGTTACGAGCCGCGTCGTACGGGTCGGTCACCGGGCCGGTCGGCGGCGGAAGGTACGCCTTCCGCCGCCGACCGGCCCGTCGTGCGTCCGGGGCCCGCCCGGTGCCGCGCACCCACCAGGGAGCACGGGACAGCCCTTAGGGTGGCCGCATGGCTCCCCACATCGCGACCAACACCAGCGCCGACCGTGACGAGTTGCTGGAGTTCGTCCGGCCCCGCCACCGGGCGCTGCTCATCACCGCCCGGTCCGACGGCCGCCCCCAGGCCTCCCCGCTGACCTGCGGGGTCGACGACTCCGGCCGGATCGTCGTCTCCACCTATCCGGAGCGCGCCAAGACCCGCAACGCCAAGCGGAACGACCAGGTCAGCGTGGTCGTCCTCTCCGACGACTGGAACGGCCCCTGGGTGCAGATCGACGGCACCGCCGAGGTCATCGACACACCCGACTCGGTCGAGCCGCTCGTGGAGTACTTCCGCACCATCTCCGGCGAGCACCCGGACTGGGACGAGTACCGGGCCGCCATGGTCAAGCAGGGCAAGTCGATCATCCGGATCACCCCGGAGCGCTGGGGGCCGATCGCCACCGGCGGCTTCCCCGCCCGGCTCGTGACCGACACCGACGCCTGAGAACCGCCCGGAGTGCTTCCCGTGACCACCGCCCTGCCCGACCCCGGCCTCCTCACCCGTGCCCGGCTGCTCACCGCCCCCGACCTCGCACCGGCGGTGCGCGACGGGCTGGCGGAGATCACCGGCCGCCCCTGGACCGCGTACCCGGAGCCGGTGGCCTCCGGCCGGCCGGTCGGTGGGCCGGTCGGTGGGCCGGTCGTCTACGTCGGGGCAACGCGTCCGGCGGGCCTGCCGGAGGAGGACCTGCTCTGGTTCCACAGCGTCAACGCCGGTACGGACGCGCTGCTCGCCCCCGGCCCCTGGCCCGCCGGGACGCTGCTGACCCGGACGGTCGGCCGGATGGGCGCGCGGATCGCGCAGTACGTCCTCGCCTGGGTGCTGGCCGAGTGCCAGTCCGTACCGGAGTTCGCCGAGATGCACGCGCGCGAGGAGTGGCGGCGCATGCCGTCCGAACTCGCCGCCGGGCAGACCGCCCTGGTCCACGGCACCGGCCGGATCGGTTCGGCGGTGGCCTCGCGCCTGCGCGCCTGCGGGCTGCGGACGGTCGGGGTGGCCCGGACCGTGCCCGCCGTCCCGCCGACCGGCTTCGACCGGGTGGTGCCGGCCGGCGGGGACGCGGAGCGGGAGGCGCTCGGCGAGGCGCGCTGGGTCGTCGCCGCGCTGCCGCTCACCCCCGCCACGGAGAACTACTTCGGAGCGGAGCGCTTCGGGTACGTACGGGGAGCCTCGTTCGTCAACGTGGGGCGCGGAGCGACGGTGGACCTGGCGGCGCTGGGCGGGGCGCTGCGGGCAGGGGCCGTACGGCGTGCGGTGCTGGACGTGCTGCCGTCCGAACCGGCCGCTCCCGGCGACCCGTGCTGGCTGCTGCCGCGCACGGTCGTCACCTCGCACTCGGCGGGGATCACGGCCGACGAGGACATCCTCACCGACTTCGCCGCCTGCTGGGCGCAGTTGCGCGCGGGACGGCAACCGGAGCTGACCGTGGACGTGCGGCGCGGTTACTGAGACTCAGGCAGTGCGGTCCCGCATCGCCTCGATGCCCGCGATCAGCAGGTCGAGCGCGAAGGTGAAGTCCCGCTCACGCATCTCCTCGACGGTGTCGCCGCCGCGCGCGTCCATCAGGTCCTGCGAGACGTCCACGACCTGCTTGATGCTCGGCTCGGAGCGGTACGCGGTCATCGCCTGCCGGAAGTACTCGTCCTGGCTGACCCCGGCGGCGGCGGAGCGCCTGCGGAGATCGCCCTCGATGGTGCCGAACCCGTACACGAACTGGAACACCGCCGCGAGCGCTCCGGTCTGCCGGCGCAGCGGGAGGCCGGTCGCCCGGATCACGTCCTGGACGGCGCGGGTGAAGAGCAGCGAGTGCGGGCCGATGTTGAGGAAGCTCCCGGCGAGCGACGAGGCCCATACGTGGCGTACCAGCAACGCCCGGTACTCGCACGCGAGTTCGCGCAGCCGGTCGGCCCAGGGGGCGTCCTGGCGGGGCGCCGGGATCTCGCCGTAGACGGAGTCGAGGGCGAGCTCCAGCAGGTCGTCCTTGGTGTCGACGTACCAGTAGAGGGACATCGCGGTGACGTCGAGTTCGGCGGCCAGACGGCGCATGGAGAACTTCGCGAGGCCCTCCGCGTCCAGCAGCCGGACCGTCGCGGCGGTGATCCGGTCGCGGTCGAGACCGGCGGGCGACCCCTCCGACCTGCGGGTGCGCGAGGCCGGGCGGCGGACCAGCCACACGCTGGACCGTGCGGCCGGCAAGGACGCGTCGGCCGTACGGACCGGTGGGGACGCGTCGGCCGCCTCCGGTGCGGGCTCCGGCGCGGGGTCGGCCGCGGACACCATGACGCACTCTCCTCGTGTGCCCGGGGGACGGACCGGGCGGGGCATCGTCACGGATGCCCCGGATGCCCGGTCCGATGCTCAGGCGTGTTCGGTGCCGCCGAACCGGTCGGCTCCCCCGCCGTGTTCGCTTTCCCGTCCGGCTCCGGTCCGCCCTCGTCGACCGGCGCCCGCGGCGCGCGTTCCGCCCTCCACAGCAGGAGGGCCGCGACCACCCCGCCGGCCAGCACCGCGGCCGCGCCCGCGAGTTGGCCCCGTTCCAGCCCCGCCGCGAAGGCGTCCGTGACGGCGGCGCGCTCCGGGCCGTCCCCGGCGGCCGCCAGCGCGGCGGGCAGGGAGGCGGCACCGGCGGCGGCGAGGGGCAGCAGGGCGGTGAAGCGGGAGGTGAGGACCGCGCCGAGGACGGCGACCCCGAGGCCGTTGCCGAACTCGGCGAGGGTGCCGTTGACGCCCGCGCCCACCCCCGCGCGCTCCGGCGGGATGGCGCCCATGATCGCGGCGGCCATCGCGGGGGCCGCCAGGGCGATCCCCACTCCCATCACGACCAGGCCGAGCAGCATGCCGTCGTACCCCTGCCCGGCGAGCAGCGCCACGGCGGCGAGACCGGCCGCCAGCAGGGACATCCCGGCCGCGATCGTCGCGGGCGTGCCCAGCCGGGGGACCAGCCGGGCGCCGAAACCGGTGAGGTTGAGCACCACCACGGTGAGCGCCAGCGGGGCGGTACGCAGCCCCGCCTCCAACGGCCCGTAGCCGAGGACGAACTGGAGGTGCTGGGTCAGCAGGAAGAGCGAGCCGCCCATCCCGAACGCCACCAGCACCGTGCCCGCCACCGCACCGGTGAACGAGCGGTCGCGGAAGAACCGAAGGTCGAGCATCGGGTGCGGCACCCTCAGCTCCCAGAGCGCGAACCCG from the Streptomyces sp. NBC_01335 genome contains:
- a CDS encoding PPOX class F420-dependent oxidoreductase translates to MAPHIATNTSADRDELLEFVRPRHRALLITARSDGRPQASPLTCGVDDSGRIVVSTYPERAKTRNAKRNDQVSVVVLSDDWNGPWVQIDGTAEVIDTPDSVEPLVEYFRTISGEHPDWDEYRAAMVKQGKSIIRITPERWGPIATGGFPARLVTDTDA
- a CDS encoding MarR family winged helix-turn-helix transcriptional regulator is translated as MAARSQYEELARHLSAVGVVKRGLSRALPADCPGGSAAVLTLLAQHGEMRISRLAELLSVDMSVSSRHVAHVAERGWIERFPDPSDKRSRILRLTSSGHDVLVDLSRRSTEVFAHNLADWSDDEVGQLVTLLARLCGSFAARTPSACTPGRHTDDCRARLTGPSVPKGSEPDEKPAEGLVPATDA
- a CDS encoding MFS transporter, with amino-acid sequence MTANASTPATDPGRALKAPPRHPQRWLILGVICLAQLTVLLDNTVLNVAIPSLTEELGATGAEVQWMINAYSLVQSGLLLTAGSASDRYGRKKLLLAGLIVFGLGSLAAGLAQSPGQLVAARAEMGVGGALLLTSTLAVVVQVFDATERVRAIGLWATVNSLGFAAGPLLGGVLLGHFRWGAIFLVNLPVAALALVAVALLVPEFKNPASERPDLGGALLSTLGMGAVVYAIISGPEHGWGSSRVLLTAFAGAAVLAGFALWELRVPHPMLDLRFFRDRSFTGAVAGTVLVAFGMGGSLFLLTQHLQFVLGYGPLEAGLRTAPLALTVVVLNLTGFGARLVPRLGTPATIAAGMSLLAAGLAAVALLAGQGYDGMLLGLVVMGVGIALAAPAMAAAIMGAIPPERAGVGAGVNGTLAEFGNGLGVAVLGAVLTSRFTALLPLAAAGAASLPAALAAAGDGPERAAVTDAFAAGLERGQLAGAAAVLAGGVVAALLLWRAERAPRAPVDEGGPEPDGKANTAGEPTGSAAPNTPEHRTGHPGHP
- a CDS encoding MFS transporter; translated protein: MATTTPTGVRGGHAKHGGSEAPAGTPMTHREIMEALTGLLLGMFVAILSSTVVSNALPHIISDLGGGQSAYTWVVTASLLAMTATTPIWGKLSDLFSKKLLVQIALIIYVLGSCAAGLSTSSGMLIVFRVVQGIGVGGLSALAQVVLAAMISPRERGRYSGYLGAVFAVATVGGPLLGGVITDTSWMGWRWCFYVGVPFAIIALFVLQKTLKLPVVKRDVKVDWTGAFFISAGVSLLLLWVTFAGDKYAWGSWQTVVMLLGVVALIGAFVFTESKAREPIIPLRLFRNRTITLASVASLFVGVAMFAGTVFFSQYFQLARGKSPTMSGVMTIPMITGLFLSSTISGQVITRTGRWKYWLVSGGVLVTAGLGLLGTIRYDTTYWHVAIFMFLVGAGVGMMMQNLVLAAQNQVAPQDLGAASSVVTFFRSLGGAIGVSALGAVMANRVTHYVTDGLSDLGVRSTGGTGGGIPDLATLPAPMRAVVEAAYGHGVGDVFLFAAPCALLAFLFAIFIKEVALRTNAGGEAAPAPADAVPAAAVAAPAAAPASQAETVASPAVAAPAVTPTEAPVIQGTPVRGVVRGADGAPVARAAVTLISLGGRQLGRSVAQEDGSYVLDAPGNGSYVLIASADGCQPQASTVVVGDEPLAYDILLSGTSGLAGTVRAAEAGTPIQGAMVIVTDVRGDVLATGTSGETGDFTFGELVPGTVTLAVNAAGYRPLALPVEIAGTGVTRVEAALQAGALVQGTVRAGSAGNALGDARVTLIDAAGNVVATSTTGADGAYAFTDLDAGEYSVVATGYPPVASTVTVAGHGIDGHDIELVHPGE
- a CDS encoding TetR/AcrR family transcriptional regulator, producing the protein MVSAADPAPEPAPEAADASPPVRTADASLPAARSSVWLVRRPASRTRRSEGSPAGLDRDRITAATVRLLDAEGLAKFSMRRLAAELDVTAMSLYWYVDTKDDLLELALDSVYGEIPAPRQDAPWADRLRELACEYRALLVRHVWASSLAGSFLNIGPHSLLFTRAVQDVIRATGLPLRRQTGALAAVFQFVYGFGTIEGDLRRRSAAAGVSQDEYFRQAMTAYRSEPSIKQVVDVSQDLMDARGGDTVEEMRERDFTFALDLLIAGIEAMRDRTA
- a CDS encoding YceI family protein, with amino-acid sequence MGLRAQVRTRDGWAVQHAIVTVTDMTGNQILRATADEDGATRTDEPLPAGAYTVIVTAVGYAPAASTALVTASGRIEAGTVVLARQGGVELPPPGDWSLDPAHSSVAASAQHLGISSVRGRFTEFSGRIVIAEDIARSRVDAVMDAASIDTGNGMRDKHLRSADFLDVERFPELVYSSNGLIPAGPDRWTVQGELTMRGIARPVDLDLTYLGTGPDPWGGVRAAFRATAELRRDDFAMNYNQVVKAGISAIGTTLRVELDIQAVQGDSLPS
- a CDS encoding RNA polymerase sigma factor SigF yields the protein MSVDQGSSKVLTLTKSAPAPAVLTSSSEAIDTRTLSRSLFLRLAALGPEGTDSPERAYVRDTLIELNLPLVRYAAARFRSRNEPMEDIVQVGTIGLIKAIDRFDCERGVEFPTFAMPTVVGEIKRFFRDTSWSVRVPRRLQELRLALTKTSDELAQRLDRSPTVPELAKALGVSEEDVVDGLAVGNAYTASSLDSPSPEDDGGEGSLADRLGYEDTALEGVEYRESLKPLLAKLAPRERQIIMLRFFANMTQSQIGEEVGISQMHVSRLLTRTLAQLREGLITD
- a CDS encoding NAD(P)-dependent oxidoreductase — translated: MPDPGLLTRARLLTAPDLAPAVRDGLAEITGRPWTAYPEPVASGRPVGGPVGGPVVYVGATRPAGLPEEDLLWFHSVNAGTDALLAPGPWPAGTLLTRTVGRMGARIAQYVLAWVLAECQSVPEFAEMHAREEWRRMPSELAAGQTALVHGTGRIGSAVASRLRACGLRTVGVARTVPAVPPTGFDRVVPAGGDAEREALGEARWVVAALPLTPATENYFGAERFGYVRGASFVNVGRGATVDLAALGGALRAGAVRRAVLDVLPSEPAAPGDPCWLLPRTVVTSHSAGITADEDILTDFAACWAQLRAGRQPELTVDVRRGY